The proteins below come from a single Papaver somniferum cultivar HN1 chromosome 11, ASM357369v1, whole genome shotgun sequence genomic window:
- the LOC113322271 gene encoding RNA-binding protein Y14A-like — translation MANAEVDVVDYEDEDMEDAVEFDAPKLRSAVTDSSSAPLKTKGRGFREAMTAEAERNTRFASKDFDSLASDGGGPAAQRSIEGWIVLVTGIHEEAQEDDLHAAFGEFGEVKNLHLNLDRRTGFVKGYALMEFEQFDEAQAAISAMNGAELLTQIISVDWAFSKGPFKQRNTRRRSPRGHRSRSPRRRF, via the exons ATGGCGAACGCTGAAGTAGATGTTGTAGATTATGAagacgaagatatggaagatgCAGTTGAATTCGATGCACCCAAACTCAGATCAGCCGTTACCGATTCCTCATCTGCTCCATTAAAGACCAAAGGACGAGGTTTTCGTGAAGCAATGACAGCTGAAGCTGAACGCAATACTCGCTTCGCTTCTaaggattttgattcactcgctTCTGACGGTGGTGGTCCTGCTGCTCAACGAT CTATCGAGGGTTGGATAGTTTTGGTTACTGGAATCCACGAAGAAGCTCAAGAGGATGATCTACATGCTGCATTTGGTGAGTTTGGGGAAGTGAAGAATTTGCATCTAAATCTTGACCGCAGGACTGGGTTTGTAAAG GGATATGCATTGATGGAATTTGAGCAGTTTGATGAAGCTCAAGCTGCCATATCTGCAATGAATGGTGCGGAACTTCTAACACAGATCATCTCAGTTGACTGGGCCTTCAGCAAAGGACCATTCAAACAAAGGAACACCAGAAGGAG